The following coding sequences are from one Plasmodium knowlesi strain H genome assembly, chromosome: 9 window:
- a CDS encoding serpentine receptor, putative: MIKFAVGIICYYIVYCAYHVYQNVRTPIYEYAKDVKKNEKDQEGLHVGEKYIHRAFTNFLKQKDKVDYHLYMSCEENIDLNRYVSEKDKFLEKNKNFINVHNFNNISYDWNYSDPVEGETKWWNFLSPRKYRSVEVTIPSSLIKKNKEIYLHILTYVNGELYRHGFVTSILTREKVGAKKSTAKEKYLWERLLEEEEEMDDYNDDGNDDMEESEDDNDNDDEDEENEQKTQTDDSSNDRQRKSVSKQTQEGVKKKNNKMKAKKRPVKKKKKKKKKNFYIPKKVKFGPVIEHNDINVNKIGFFSNIFLDTENSVYLLPTYYNDHLTPEDEYELLQIVWEGEKEDVIARKRKKNNTQHDHVTKSDDNYTHRGNIIEIELSPISLPQFNLYNIILFNINYAKEKYKFVTYDLDNLIIHFCGNIYLCLIIFILCFILLLMDLMALLFDWSRWNRVNDLYSFPSYTVHFKLIFTLFIFLYLKNKNSCNILMVFCVAKMAVCLWKLLDHYDIEFMEIHPYVRITRNIEEISNIGERGNENQSIDKGAIIQKNQFRTELENIETYIKMKMPNVMFCTVVSMCAYNFIYTQYESIYAFIIHSIAICSYIFNFVFMCPQIVRNYYTRTVERVPLFFLFFLFLYALMDDLFVLVLRIPLVHKWNALGDDIVFFIFFVQYCVYKKGKSRVGSGEVAAAPQGAKPQRESKKKK, from the coding sequence atgataaagttTGCAGTGGGAATAATATGCTACTACATTGTGTACTGTGCTTATCACGTGTATCAAAATGTAAGAACCCCCATATATGAATACGCAAaggatgtgaaaaaaaacgaaaaggaccAGGAAGGATTACACGTGGGGGAGAAATATATTCATAGAGCATTCACAAATTTCCTTAAACAAAAGGATAAAGTGGATTATCACCTGTATATGTCgtgtgaagaaaatattgacTTGAATAGATACGTAAGTGAGAAAGacaaatttttggaaaaaaataaaaattttattaatgtGCATAATTTTAACAACATATCATATGATTGGAATTATAGTGATCCTGtagaaggagaaacaaaGTGGTGGAACTTCCTGTCGCCGAGGAAGTATCGTTCCGTTGAGGTAACCATCCCAAGTAGTCTCAtaaagaagaacaaagaaatTTACCTCCACATACTTACCTACGTGAATGGAGAACTCTACAGGCATGGGTTCGTCACTAGTATACTGACGAGGGAAAAAGTCGGGGCAAAGAAGTCGACTGCCAAGGAGAAGTACCTCTGGGAGCGCCTCctagaagaggaagaagaaatggacGACTATAACGATGATGGGAATGATGACATGGAAGAAAGTGAAGATgataatgataatgatgatgaggacgaagaaaatgaacagaagacACAGACAGATGACTCGTCAAACGATAGGCAAAGGAAAAGCGTGAGCAAACAGACCCAGgaaggagtaaaaaaaaaaaataataaaatgaaagcaaaaaaaaggccagtaaaaaaaaaaaaaaaaaaaaaaaaaaaaaatttttacattcccAAGAAAGTCAAATTTGGGCCTGTCATCGAGCATAATGATATTAACGTAAATAAAATTGGATTTTTCTCCAACATATTTCTGGATACAGAAAATAGTGTGTACCTTTTGCCAACCTACTACAATGATCATCTAACCCCGGAAGATGAATATGAACTATTGCAAATAGTATGGGagggagagaaggaagatgTAATtgcaaggaaaagaaaaaaaaataacacacAACATGATCATGTGACCAAGTCGGATGACAACTATACGCATCGTGGAAATATTATCGAAATTGAGTTATCCCCAATTAGCCTCCCCCAGTTCAATCTGTACAACATTATCCTGTTCAACATAAATTAcgcgaaagaaaaatataaatttgtaACTTACGATTTGGATAACTTGATCATACACTTTtgtggaaatatatatttgtgccTCATCATATTTATTCTTTGTTTCATCCTTTTGTTAATGGATCTCATGGCTCTATTATTTGATTGGTCTAGATGGAACAGGGTGAATGACTTATATTCCTTCCCATCCTATACCGTTCATTTTAAGTTAATCTTTAccttgttcatatttctttatttgaaaaataaaaatagttgCAATATATTGATGGTGTTTTGCGTGGCGAAGATGGCCGTTTGCCTTTGGAAGTTACTGGACCATTACGACATTGAATTTATGGAAATTCATCCTTACGTGCGCATTACGAGGAATATCGAGGAGATCAGTAATATCGGCgaaaggggaaatgaaaatcaAAGCATCGACAAGGGTGCcattatacaaaaaaatcaGTTTCGGACTGAATTGGAGAACATTgaaacatatataaaaatgaagatgccAAATGTGATGTTCTGCACAGTAGTATCCATGTGTGCATACAATTTTATATACACTCAGTATGAATCAATTTACGCCTTCATTATTCACTCGATTGCtatttgttcatatatttttaacttcGTATTTATGTGCCCCCAGATTGTCCGAAATTATTACACCAGAACGGTGGAGCGTGTTCccctattttttctcttcttcctttttttatatgcactCATGGATGATCTGTTTGTGCTCGTGCTCCGCATACCCCTTGTGCACAAGTGGAACGCACTAGGTGATGATATCgtgttttttatatttttcgttCAATATTGTGTATATAAGAAGGGAAAGTCCCGGGTGGGCTCCGGCGAGGTGGCCGCGGCACCCCAGGGCGCCAAGCCGCAGCGCGAGtctaaaaagaagaagtga